One segment of Chryseobacterium turcicum DNA contains the following:
- a CDS encoding sugar kinase produces MGKILTYGEIIMRLSPPGNKTMKQSHEMEFFFGGTELNVASSLATMGCDVKHVSCVSDDFVGESALSFVKSFGIDTTFINKNEHPLGLYFLEVGSSVRASRIAYNRLNGSFANIKSEQIDWKKALEGCDYFHWTGISPGISETAYESLKKGLQTAREMGIEITTDPAYRSNLWKYGKNGNEVLKELVSLSTIFIGGVNEINEILGTQFSSDQQGFLEACEELKKQCPSIHKIFDKIRIGITASSQQTQGRALINGKYVETKFIEIDNVVDRIGTGDAFAAGLIYGLKNFDDEKALNFANASCAIKHTILGDINYCSAEDILEVMAGNSGGRIKR; encoded by the coding sequence ATGGGTAAAATACTTACTTACGGTGAAATCATTATGCGACTTTCGCCGCCAGGAAACAAAACAATGAAGCAAAGCCACGAAATGGAGTTTTTCTTCGGCGGAACTGAGCTTAATGTAGCTTCTTCATTGGCAACAATGGGTTGCGACGTGAAGCATGTAAGTTGTGTTTCTGATGATTTTGTGGGTGAATCAGCGCTTTCTTTTGTGAAAAGTTTTGGCATTGATACTACTTTTATCAATAAAAATGAACATCCTTTAGGTTTATATTTCCTTGAAGTTGGGTCATCAGTTCGTGCAAGCAGAATTGCGTACAACAGACTGAACGGATCTTTTGCTAATATCAAATCAGAACAAATCGACTGGAAAAAAGCTTTGGAAGGCTGTGATTATTTCCACTGGACAGGAATCAGCCCAGGGATTTCTGAAACTGCTTACGAAAGTTTGAAAAAAGGTTTACAAACTGCCCGTGAAATGGGAATTGAGATTACAACCGATCCCGCTTATCGTTCAAACCTTTGGAAATATGGTAAAAATGGAAATGAAGTTTTAAAAGAATTGGTTTCTTTATCAACGATTTTTATCGGTGGTGTGAATGAAATTAATGAAATTCTTGGAACTCAGTTTTCATCAGATCAACAAGGTTTCTTAGAAGCTTGTGAAGAATTGAAAAAACAATGTCCTTCTATTCATAAAATTTTTGACAAGATTAGAATCGGCATTACGGCAAGTTCTCAGCAAACGCAGGGAAGAGCTTTAATCAACGGAAAATATGTTGAAACTAAATTTATAGAAATAGACAATGTAGTCGACAGAATCGGAACAGGTGATGCGTTTGCCGCAGGTTTAATTTATGGCTTAAAAAACTTCGACGACGAAAAAGCTTTAAATTTCGCCAACGCATCTTGCGCCATCAAACATACTATTTTAGGCGACATCAACTATTGCAGCGCAGAAGATATCCTCGAAGTAATGGCTGGAAATTCCGGAGGAAGAATCAAAAGGTAA
- the uxaC gene encoding glucuronate isomerase — MKSFITDNFLLQNKYAEELYFKYAEKQPIIDYHNHLIPKDIAENTVFENISKVWIAGDHYKWRAMRTMGVNEKFITGDASDKEKFEAWAKTVPYTLRNPLYHWTHLELKRYFGIDELLNEKNASDIYDNITAQLQTPEKSTRGLLKMMNVESLCTTEDPIDILNYHQDLAKSDFDIKVSTAFRPDKAILIENHNFADYISKLGESAGIEINSYQTLCDALLKRVEYFHENGCRLCDHGLNNISFEEASEAEVSAIFNDKISGKVIAEKQVNQFKTAILLFLGETYHQFGWVQQFHLGALRNNNERMHRILGPDTGWDSIGDFVQAEMLSKLLNTLDGKDKLTKTILYNLNPADNEIFATMIGNFNDGSIKGKVQFGSGWWFLDQKDGMIKQMNALSNMGLISCFVGMLTDSRSFLSFPRHEYFRRVLCNLFGEEMKNGELPDDMDLIGKTISDICYHNAKNYFDF, encoded by the coding sequence ATGAAATCTTTTATAACAGATAATTTTTTATTACAAAATAAATACGCGGAAGAATTATACTTCAAATACGCAGAAAAGCAACCTATTATCGATTATCATAATCATTTGATTCCTAAGGATATTGCAGAAAACACTGTTTTTGAAAATATTTCAAAGGTTTGGATTGCTGGTGACCATTACAAATGGAGAGCAATGCGTACGATGGGAGTGAACGAAAAATTCATCACCGGTGATGCTTCAGATAAAGAAAAATTTGAAGCTTGGGCTAAAACGGTTCCGTATACTTTGAGAAATCCTTTGTATCACTGGACGCATTTAGAATTAAAAAGATATTTCGGAATTGATGAATTGTTGAACGAAAAAAACGCTTCGGATATTTACGATAATATCACAGCGCAACTTCAGACTCCTGAAAAGTCAACAAGAGGTTTGCTGAAAATGATGAACGTAGAATCTCTGTGTACTACAGAAGATCCTATTGATATTTTAAATTATCATCAGGACTTAGCGAAAAGTGATTTTGACATTAAAGTAAGCACAGCTTTCCGTCCGGATAAAGCGATTCTTATTGAAAATCACAACTTCGCAGATTACATTTCTAAATTAGGCGAATCTGCAGGAATTGAAATCAATTCTTACCAGACTTTATGTGATGCTCTATTAAAAAGAGTAGAATATTTCCACGAAAACGGATGCAGATTGTGCGACCACGGATTGAATAATATTTCTTTTGAGGAAGCTTCAGAAGCGGAAGTAAGTGCAATTTTCAATGATAAAATTTCAGGAAAAGTAATCGCTGAGAAGCAGGTAAATCAGTTCAAAACTGCAATTTTACTGTTTTTAGGAGAAACATACCATCAATTTGGTTGGGTTCAGCAGTTCCATTTGGGAGCTTTGAGAAACAACAACGAAAGAATGCACAGAATTTTAGGTCCGGATACGGGTTGGGATTCTATCGGTGACTTTGTACAGGCTGAAATGTTGTCTAAATTATTAAATACTTTAGACGGAAAAGATAAACTGACCAAAACAATTCTATATAACCTAAATCCTGCCGACAATGAGATTTTCGCAACCATGATTGGGAATTTCAACGACGGCAGTATCAAAGGGAAAGTACAGTTCGGATCAGGATGGTGGTTTTTAGACCAAAAAGATGGAATGATCAAGCAGATGAATGCTCTTTCAAACATGGGATTAATCAGCTGTTTTGTTGGAATGTTAACAGACTCAAGAAGTTTCCTATCTTTCCCAAGACACGAATATTTCAGAAGAGTTTTGTGTAACTTATTCGGTGAAGAAATGAAGAATGGCGAATTGCCGGATGACATGGATTTAATTGGAAAAACAATTTCTGATATCTGCTATCACAATGCTAAAAATTATTTCGATTTTTAA